The Dysgonomonadaceae bacterium PH5-43 sequence TTTCACACTGAGATAAGATGGATTCTCGAAATAAAGAGTTCTCTTAATCATGGCATTATAGATTTAATTTACGAACTAATATTCTCCTACCGCAACAATTTCCCCTATATGATTTATACGCACTTTAACAATATTATCAAGTCCTCTTGAACTTCTAAAATCGGTCCAAGTTATTCGTTTCAACATAGCACTTGTTTCATTTACTGTAGTTTCTAAATGATGCCTAAAAACATAATTTTTATATGTAAACTTCTGCACCCTAAATAAATTAGGACTAATCATGGCATAATTATCAGGATTCAACAAGTCTTCAGTCTTTGGATCAAAACCTATTTTATCATTTGGAAAAACAAAATATTCATTCTGTTTCATAGTAAATAAAAACTGCCAACCTTCGTCTTTCTTATAATCTTTATCAATAATTGGCACTCCCGACTTAGATCTACTTGTCACTTCAAAGAATGAAACTACGTTCTCTTGCAGATTACCATTTTCGTCACGATAAATAGCAACGTGATGATTATTTCCTGTATTAACAAAATCTACAGGTTGTTTATGAGCATTTTCATCTAATATAAATTGACCTTTATTATCTTTCTTGTCATGCAAAGCCTGCGCATTACTAATACCCAATATTGCCACCCTCTTAATCTTAATTCCTTTTGCTTCATTTAACCAAATAGGATTTTCTTCCAAATTAGAGAAAGCCTGCTTCGCATTACCTCCAAAAGCTTTTAATCTATCTTCTAACAACTTGCGGATTTTCAAATCAACAACTTTTTCTACTTTTAGGTCGGGCGACACTTCCTTCCTAATAGTATAAATTGTTTCAAAAGAAACAGTTTTCACTTTTTCTGGAATCGAAATAGTTTGTTGTGCATCTATATATATAGGATTTTTAGCTAAACTATTTTTGCCTGTAAATGCCTTTTTAGCATCATTGTTAAATTCTTGTAATCGTTTCAACAAAGCATCTCGACACTTTTTATTCGCAACTTTCCGTATTTGTTCTTCATTAAATCCAGCTCCCACTTTCTCCATTTTAGTAACATACCTTTTACAACTACCATAGATGGTTTCATTATGTAGCTGTCCTCGTGGAGTGGACTGTTGTTTTTTGTTTACACCTCCTTTTTTCTTGCTCTTATTAATATTATTAGTAAAGACTTTGTTTTTTGCTTTAATCGAAATCAACACATCTTCTAAATGTTTTTTAGCTTCACTTCTAAATTCTTCAACAGGATATATAGGTGGGGTGAATTTTAATTTATTTCTATTATCTCTATATAATTCTTTTCTTTCTATACCATATATATCAGACGTTTTATCTTTTCTTGCATTTAGATTATTCAGGTACTGAATGTGTGAATGCTTAGTAAATGCCACCGTAAGAGCATCCATTGCATGGTGTCGATGATCATTTCGCTTAGTCCAATCTTTTATTCTATAAATTCGTTGCCCTTCTCTGCCTTCTATTACTTCTGTTAATCCGAGTTGTTCATATTTATCCCAATTCAACTCTTTCATTACATCAATAAGTTGCCAATCTTCTCGCAAACGATCGGTTATCATTCCCGTTGTCGAAACTACAGTTTTAACCAACTCTTCTAATATTTCCTTTGCTTTTTTAGCTATGTATTGTGTATCTCTAAGATCTCTTGCTATAAAACCATCTTTAATTTCGCTTGCCGCCATTTTCAACTTACGGAGCTTAGTCTTTTTTGTAATGTCAGCACCAAATAGAGTTTCAATTCTCTGAAGATATTCCTCAAAACCTTGCTCTCCATATTCTTCCAACACAAAATCAGATGCTGTTTTATTTCCTTTTTTGAGGTTTACTTCTCTAAATTCTAAAGTTTTATTGGCAAACGAATCATCAAAAGAAGAAGCCTGAGGAATTATGTGTTCGATGTCAATTTCTTTACTAAACAGTTGATTTGGTGATATGTAACGATTACTATATAATGTTTTATACCCATTATTCTTTAATTCTTCATATAATTTATAACGAATAATATCATTCCTGCTAATATGAGACAACCCAAATTTTTCACTTTTCAATATTTCTCTATACTTTTCGTGTTCGGCTGTTGCATTGTTAATAGCAACCGTCATATCGGCACGTTCTTTTGCATTTTTCTTTAATTCACGAGCTAGTTCAATTCTTATTTCATCTGGTTTTCCATACTTATCAATTAAAGTATTTATAACGTTAACCATTTGATTTAAGATTTTTTCTACGACGGGATTACGTAATGAATTTTTAGGAAGAATATCAAGTTTATCTTTCAACACTTTATTTTCTATTTCGTCCTTAGTTAATGACTTTTCAGAATGTCTATAACCTGCATATTCACAAGCTACGTTGTATTGGTTTCCATCTTTCATATATGGAAGAATCTTTTTAATAGCCTTTGCCGATAAACTCCCATAATCATCTTGAAATACTATGTTCGCTAAAACAGAAGCATATTCTTTGTCAAAACCATAGAGTTCAGTTATTTTATTAATCAATTTTTCATTCCCTACCGTTGAATCATCACCTTCAAATGAATACAATAAATGCCATAATTTATAAAGAGCTTGTTGTTCAAATTCTTCACCAGACAATGAAGAATTAAAATATAGAATATCTGTATTATAACCTAAACCAGCAAAAATATCAGATACGATATGTATTATTTTCTCATAAGTAAGTTTAGAAAAATCGTATTCTCCATGCCCACTAATATCTATTATTTTTTGGTATGCATCAAACAAAGCAGTTTGTGTTAAGTTTCCTTGTATAGATGTAAAATTCAAATCTAAATCAGTATGATTTTTAAATAGTATTTTTAATATATCCGACTTCTTTAGTTCTTTTTTCACAGAAAGCTCTCTTGCTAATATTTCTTTTTCTTCCTGATACAAACGTCTCCTACCTCCATAAGTAATAGGATCTTCTATTTCATCGAACAAACCCATTCCTTTTTGTTTTTTAGATTTCTTTCCCTTAGGAAAAACTTCTATATCATTTAGTTTTTGCCAAATCTTAAATTCTTGAAATAAAGGAGAAGATCGAGGGCAAACTCTTAACCCTACTGTCTTTGTTTTTTTCTTTCCTTCAACATATATTTCTATATTTTTTCTCTCAAATTCACAAAAGCTAATCAATCCTTTCTGACTTTTCAATTTTCGTTGATAAAAGATAATAACATCGCGGATTTCTTGTTTTAATTCTTCCGTTAACTCTTTGTAAAACTTAGCTTGAGTTTCCCAAATAATCTCAAACTCATTTAAGTAATCTTGACGATAAAACACTAGATTTTTCAAACGAATATTAGGGTCTTTATCCAACTGAGCCATTAAATACTGCCCCACGGTTTGTTTATAGAAATGTAATTCTTTACTTCGATCACTGATATTCCCTAAATAACCACTTGATTTTCCTAATTGTATATTTATTTTCTGAAAAACAATAACTAGTTCTTCTAAATCCATCTTTTGACAAAGGGATTTAGCTCTCCATTCATAATTTTCAAGATTTAACTCTGCGCCCTTAGAATTACGTTTTAATCCCACAATACCAAAAGGTTTTTCACAAATAGCCCAAGTTTGTTTTTCATTTTTACCTCTTAGATTTTCTTTTAATTCATCAGTAAAAATATAAGGATAAAATTGTTTCTGAAAATACCATATTCTATCAAACTCATTTTGTAAATCCGAACGATAAAAATCAGGAATATATTTCTTATTATATTTGAGCAATTGTAATACAAACTGTCCTGGTGTTAGATTTTCATCGTATAGTTTTTTCGCTATTTCCATACCATCAATCAACTGCCCTTCATCTTGTGACTTTGCTTTACGACTACTCTTATAACCTCTTTTTTTATTTATCATCAATAATACTCGAGCAAACTCTTCTAATGATATTTTTTCGGTAGCAGCTTTTGCTCTCAAGCGATACGTTTCAAACGTCGTTTTGTTTCCATTTTCAGTCAAAACAGTTTCGTCAGTTATAAAACCTTCGTTTTTAAGAATTTTAATAAGGTTAAGTCTACGAAGTTTATAGCGTTGCAAGTTACGACGCGCTCCTCTTTTTAACGTACGGTCAGCATTAGTCGTAATACTTTTCCCTTTTTCAAAGTTTGTGGTTTCATCTACAGTCAAAGGATTAACCCTTACTCCAAGTTTAACAATTGAAGATTTTTCTTCTTGTGTCTCCGCTTCATTTACTACTGCGAAACCAATACTCGCCACTCCTAAATCAAGTCCAAATATTTTTTTCATACCTATCGTTGTTTTATTAATTACTAAGATGCTTAATCTCAATTCGAATTGCAGCTCAAATATAACAAAAAAGCATACAATTATTAACTTTATCATCAATAATCATAAATTTTCTATAGTTTTCATTGTCTTAAAAAGAAAAACTGTTATATTTGCATACAATTTTGAAGCAAATCACAATAAGGATGATTCCGTTGTGAAAACATTAAGAGCGGGGATGGTTATCTATCCTCGTTTTTTTATACGTGTAAGCCAAAATCCGGCTCACCGTAAAACATTGAGGGTAAATTCTTTTAATTTTTTATCTTTGTTTTCTTTTAAGACTATATATTATGATCAAAGACGGCTATAGTTTGTTGTTGCCTTCCGGGTTTACGGATTACTTCGACATTACTCAAGTTGAAGAAAAAGCAAGTGCTATCACT is a genomic window containing:
- a CDS encoding CRISPR-associated endonuclease Csn1 (product_source=KO:K09952; cath_funfam=3.30.1370.30; cog=COG3513; ko=KO:K09952; pfam=PF13395,PF18541; superfamily=46934,56047,90250; tigrfam=TIGR01865) codes for the protein MKKIFGLDLGVASIGFAVVNEAETQEEKSSIVKLGVRVNPLTVDETTNFEKGKSITTNADRTLKRGARRNLQRYKLRRLNLIKILKNEGFITDETVLTENGNKTTFETYRLRAKAATEKISLEEFARVLLMINKKRGYKSSRKAKSQDEGQLIDGMEIAKKLYDENLTPGQFVLQLLKYNKKYIPDFYRSDLQNEFDRIWYFQKQFYPYIFTDELKENLRGKNEKQTWAICEKPFGIVGLKRNSKGAELNLENYEWRAKSLCQKMDLEELVIVFQKINIQLGKSSGYLGNISDRSKELHFYKQTVGQYLMAQLDKDPNIRLKNLVFYRQDYLNEFEIIWETQAKFYKELTEELKQEIRDVIIFYQRKLKSQKGLISFCEFERKNIEIYVEGKKKTKTVGLRVCPRSSPLFQEFKIWQKLNDIEVFPKGKKSKKQKGMGLFDEIEDPITYGGRRRLYQEEKEILARELSVKKELKKSDILKILFKNHTDLDLNFTSIQGNLTQTALFDAYQKIIDISGHGEYDFSKLTYEKIIHIVSDIFAGLGYNTDILYFNSSLSGEEFEQQALYKLWHLLYSFEGDDSTVGNEKLINKITELYGFDKEYASVLANIVFQDDYGSLSAKAIKKILPYMKDGNQYNVACEYAGYRHSEKSLTKDEIENKVLKDKLDILPKNSLRNPVVEKILNQMVNVINTLIDKYGKPDEIRIELARELKKNAKERADMTVAINNATAEHEKYREILKSEKFGLSHISRNDIIRYKLYEELKNNGYKTLYSNRYISPNQLFSKEIDIEHIIPQASSFDDSFANKTLEFREVNLKKGNKTASDFVLEEYGEQGFEEYLQRIETLFGADITKKTKLRKLKMAASEIKDGFIARDLRDTQYIAKKAKEILEELVKTVVSTTGMITDRLREDWQLIDVMKELNWDKYEQLGLTEVIEGREGQRIYRIKDWTKRNDHRHHAMDALTVAFTKHSHIQYLNNLNARKDKTSDIYGIERKELYRDNRNKLKFTPPIYPVEEFRSEAKKHLEDVLISIKAKNKVFTNNINKSKKKGGVNKKQQSTPRGQLHNETIYGSCKRYVTKMEKVGAGFNEEQIRKVANKKCRDALLKRLQEFNNDAKKAFTGKNSLAKNPIYIDAQQTISIPEKVKTVSFETIYTIRKEVSPDLKVEKVVDLKIRKLLEDRLKAFGGNAKQAFSNLEENPIWLNEAKGIKIKRVAILGISNAQALHDKKDNKGQFILDENAHKQPVDFVNTGNNHHVAIYRDENGNLQENVVSFFEVTSRSKSGVPIIDKDYKKDEGWQFLFTMKQNEYFVFPNDKIGFDPKTEDLLNPDNYAMISPNLFRVQKFTYKNYVFRHHLETTVNETSAMLKRITWTDFRSSRGLDNIVKVRINHIGEIVAVGEY